The genomic window AACTAAAGTACATATGGAAGTATCTCGTGCTAGTAGAAATGGTATTGAAGTAATATTTATTGGTCATTCTGGTCATCCAGAAGTAGATGGTACTATGGGTCAATATAATAATCCAGATGGTGCTATATATTTAGTAGAGTCTAAAGAAGATATATTAAAATTAAAAGTAAAAAATGAAAAAAAATTATGTTTTATGACTCAAACTACGTTATCAATAGATGATACTTTAGATATGATTAATTTATTATATCAACGTTTTCCTAAAATTATTGGTCCACATAAAAATGATATTTGTTATGCTACTATTAATCGTCAATTAGCTGTACGTAATTTAATTAAAAATGTAGAAATAGTATTAATCATTGGATCAAAAAATTCTTCCAATTCTAATCGTTTAGTAGAATTAGTTAAATATTCCGGTAAACCTGCTTATTTAATTGATTCATCATGTGATATTCAAGAAAAATGGTTTCATAAAATATATAATATTGGTATTACTGCTGGAGCTTCAGCACCTGATATTTTAGTAGAAGAAGTAATTTCTTATTTAAAATTATTAGGTGAAGTAGAGATAAATGAAATGGAAGGTTATAAAGAAAATATTATTTTTTCAATACCAAAAGAATTATATATTAATATTAAAGAATTTTATTAAATGTAATTAAAAGATTTATTTAATAAAATTTTAATTAATAATGTTGATATAAATTTTAAAAATTTATTTATAAATATTATAATTATAAATTAAATATTTAATATGAAATAAATATTATTTATTTATATTTTTAATTAAATATATATTAAGGAAATTAATATGTCTAAAATTATTAAAGTGATTGGTC from Serratia symbiotica includes these protein-coding regions:
- the ispH gene encoding 4-hydroxy-3-methylbut-2-enyl diphosphate reductase, with the protein product MKIWLANPRGFCAGVDRAINIVEYALKIYGPPIYVRHEIVHNRYIVNSLRIRGVIFVEDISEVSENSILIFSAHGVSKDIRIQAYKKNLTMLFDATCPLVTKVHMEVSRASRNGIEVIFIGHSGHPEVDGTMGQYNNPDGAIYLVESKEDILKLKVKNEKKLCFMTQTTLSIDDTLDMINLLYQRFPKIIGPHKNDICYATINRQLAVRNLIKNVEIVLIIGSKNSSNSNRLVELVKYSGKPAYLIDSSCDIQEKWFHKIYNIGITAGASAPDILVEEVISYLKLLGEVEINEMEGYKENIIFSIPKELYINIKEFY